In one Pseudomonas sp. MM211 genomic region, the following are encoded:
- the fliM gene encoding flagellar motor switch protein FliM, producing the protein MAVQDLLSQDEIDALLHGVDDGLVETEEFVEPGSVKGYDLTSQDRIVRGRMPTLEMINERFARYTRISMFNLLRRSADVAVGGVQVMKFGEYVHSLYVPTSLNLVKMKPLRGTGLFILDAKLVFKLVDNFFGGDGRHAKIEGREFTPTELRVVRMVLDQAFIDLREAWAAVMDINFEYVGSEVNPALANIVSPSEVIVVSTFHIELDGGGGDLHITMPYSMIEPIREMLDAGFQSDVDDQDERWVKALREDILEVSVPLSATVARRQLKVRDILHMQPGDVIPVELPEHMILRANGVPSFKVKLGSHKGNLSLQVLDPIERHR; encoded by the coding sequence ATGGCTGTGCAAGACCTGCTGTCCCAGGACGAGATCGACGCGCTGTTGCACGGTGTCGACGACGGCTTGGTGGAAACCGAGGAATTCGTCGAGCCGGGTAGCGTCAAGGGATACGACCTGACCAGTCAGGATCGGATCGTGCGCGGGCGCATGCCGACCCTGGAAATGATCAACGAGCGTTTTGCGCGCTATACCCGCATCAGCATGTTCAACTTGCTACGTCGCTCCGCTGATGTGGCCGTGGGCGGTGTGCAGGTGATGAAATTCGGCGAGTACGTTCACTCGCTGTACGTGCCGACCAGTCTCAATCTGGTGAAGATGAAGCCGCTGCGTGGCACTGGTCTGTTCATTCTCGACGCCAAGCTGGTATTCAAACTGGTCGACAACTTCTTTGGTGGTGATGGCCGCCACGCGAAGATCGAAGGCCGCGAGTTCACCCCTACCGAATTACGTGTAGTACGCATGGTGCTCGATCAGGCATTCATTGATTTGCGTGAAGCCTGGGCCGCGGTGATGGACATCAACTTCGAATACGTCGGCTCGGAGGTCAATCCGGCGCTGGCCAACATCGTCAGTCCCAGCGAAGTCATCGTGGTATCGACCTTCCACATCGAGCTCGATGGTGGTGGCGGCGACCTGCACATCACCATGCCTTACTCGATGATCGAGCCGATTCGCGAGATGCTCGATGCCGGCTTCCAGTCCGATGTCGATGACCAGGACGAGCGCTGGGTCAAGGCCCTGCGTGAAGACATTCTGGAGGTCAGCGTACCGCTCAGCGCCACTGTCGCGCGGCGCCAACTGAAGGTACGCGACATTCTGCACATGCAGCCGGGCGACGTGATTCCCGTCGAGCTGCCGGAACACATGATTCTGCGTGCCAATGGCGTGCCGTCCTTCAAGGTCAAGCTTGGCTCGCACAAGGGCAACCTGTCTCTACAGGTGCTCGATCCGATCGAGCGTCATCGCTAG
- a CDS encoding flagellar hook-length control protein FliK, producing the protein MPVAPDLLLTPTAVAKPKAPAANAAQNTAEPRKQEASSFSQVYAKERQAKAAERQDNAAKNARDSKSEPQETASSPAPTSDQTPAVAESGKDLPADPASEDAVVDPLLMLGLFEPQPVVVEVVDPALQAQAAASASLIGSAPAAMTEASFDPEIDALNQLPAVRLALDVGAQEKVAEQAAASNGSASTSASASSGQAFASAMAAMGMKSTTVDGEGSGETAKLPLFELSTEGLEALKESSADTAPEQFVSKLSALSQAIGQQASQVARVPVVPGQALAMHQGGWSEGVVDKVMWMSSQNLKSAEIQLDPAELGRLEVRISVNQDQTQISFASAHLGVREALESQVHRLREMFTQQGMNLADVNVSDQSQGRGWQGQGQDGDSRDRGGRLADDGSVGAGEEERVIGSVELRDPVQGAGRGMVDYYA; encoded by the coding sequence ATGCCCGTTGCCCCTGATCTGCTGCTGACGCCCACTGCGGTGGCCAAACCCAAGGCCCCTGCTGCGAACGCTGCGCAGAATACGGCCGAACCGCGCAAGCAAGAGGCTTCCAGCTTCTCGCAGGTGTATGCCAAAGAGCGTCAGGCCAAGGCGGCCGAGCGCCAGGACAATGCCGCCAAAAACGCACGCGACAGCAAAAGCGAGCCCCAGGAAACCGCCAGTAGTCCGGCGCCGACCTCCGACCAGACGCCAGCCGTTGCCGAAAGCGGCAAGGATTTGCCTGCCGATCCGGCAAGTGAGGATGCAGTGGTTGATCCGCTGTTGATGCTCGGCCTGTTCGAGCCGCAGCCGGTCGTGGTGGAGGTCGTTGATCCTGCGCTGCAGGCGCAGGCTGCTGCCTCGGCCAGTTTGATTGGCTCCGCACCGGCCGCCATGACCGAAGCCAGCTTCGATCCTGAGATCGATGCGCTCAATCAACTGCCTGCGGTGCGTCTGGCGCTCGATGTCGGCGCCCAGGAAAAGGTGGCTGAACAAGCCGCGGCGAGCAATGGCAGTGCGTCGACTTCCGCGTCGGCCAGCAGTGGTCAGGCATTTGCCAGCGCCATGGCGGCCATGGGCATGAAATCTACGACTGTTGACGGTGAGGGCAGCGGTGAGACTGCGAAGCTTCCGCTGTTCGAGCTCAGCACTGAAGGCCTGGAGGCGCTGAAGGAGAGTTCGGCTGACACCGCGCCTGAACAATTCGTCAGCAAGCTCAGTGCACTGAGCCAGGCTATCGGCCAGCAGGCTTCACAAGTGGCGCGGGTTCCCGTGGTGCCTGGGCAAGCGCTAGCCATGCATCAAGGCGGTTGGAGCGAGGGCGTGGTGGACAAAGTGATGTGGATGTCCAGCCAGAACCTCAAGTCCGCCGAAATCCAGCTTGACCCGGCGGAGCTTGGTCGCCTGGAAGTGCGCATTAGCGTGAACCAGGATCAGACCCAGATCAGCTTTGCCAGTGCCCACCTGGGCGTGCGCGAGGCGTTGGAAAGCCAGGTGCACCGCCTGCGTGAAATGTTCACCCAGCAAGGCATGAATCTCGCCGATGTGAACGTTTCCGACCAGTCCCAGGGCCGTGGATGGCAAGGCCAGGGGCAGGACGGTGATAGTCGTGACCGCGGCGGCCGGCTCGCAGATGACGGTTCCGTCGGGGCGGGTGAAGAAGAACGGGTGATCGGCAGTGTCGAGCTACGTGATCCCGTCCAGGGCGCTGGCCGCGGTATGGTCGACTACTACGCATGA
- the fliN gene encoding flagellar motor switch protein FliN has protein sequence MADENENTTPEEQALADEWAAALSESGDADGQDDIDAMLAASASSQPAAPRAPMEEFGSMPKANNPVSLEGPNLDVILDIPVSISMEVGNADITIRNLLQLNQGSVIELDRLAGEPLDVLVNGTLIAHGEVVVVNEKFGIRLTDVISPSERIKKLR, from the coding sequence ATGGCAGACGAGAACGAAAACACCACGCCCGAGGAGCAGGCACTGGCCGATGAGTGGGCTGCCGCCCTGTCTGAGTCCGGCGATGCTGATGGGCAGGACGATATCGATGCCATGCTGGCCGCCAGCGCATCAAGCCAGCCGGCTGCGCCGCGGGCGCCCATGGAAGAGTTCGGCAGCATGCCCAAGGCCAACAATCCAGTTAGCCTGGAAGGCCCGAATCTCGATGTGATTCTCGACATTCCTGTCTCCATTTCCATGGAAGTAGGCAATGCCGACATCACCATTCGCAACCTGCTACAGCTCAACCAGGGCTCGGTGATCGAACTCGATCGTCTGGCTGGCGAGCCGCTCGATGTGCTGGTCAACGGTACCCTGATCGCCCATGGCGAAGTGGTGGTGGTCAATGAGAAGTTTGGCATTCGCCTGACCGACGTGATCAGCCCCAGTGAACGCATCAAGAAGCTGCGCTGA
- the fliL gene encoding flagellar basal body-associated protein FliL, giving the protein MAKKNAPPAADAEAVSKPPGKLKLIIVIVLALLIAVGLSVGGTWFFLSKSAAKEETAHESAQNAAPVKQPAIYEELAPAFVVNFTQNGRARYMQVSIALMTRDQAGLDALKVHMPVLRNNLVMLFSSQDFATLVTPVGKEMLRQQATASVQQLAEKETGKVTVEQVLFTNLVLQ; this is encoded by the coding sequence ATGGCTAAGAAGAACGCCCCACCCGCTGCTGACGCTGAGGCTGTAAGCAAACCGCCTGGCAAGCTGAAGCTCATCATCGTTATCGTTCTGGCGCTGCTGATCGCCGTAGGGCTTTCGGTTGGCGGCACCTGGTTCTTTCTCAGCAAGAGCGCGGCCAAGGAAGAAACAGCCCATGAGTCAGCGCAGAATGCTGCTCCGGTCAAGCAGCCGGCCATTTATGAAGAGCTGGCGCCGGCGTTCGTGGTCAACTTTACCCAGAACGGTCGGGCCCGCTACATGCAGGTCAGCATTGCCTTGATGACTCGCGACCAGGCCGGCTTGGATGCATTGAAGGTGCACATGCCGGTACTGCGCAACAACCTGGTGATGCTGTTCTCTAGCCAGGATTTCGCCACGCTGGTCACCCCGGTGGGCAAGGAGATGCTGCGTCAGCAGGCCACGGCCAGTGTGCAGCAACTGGCTGAGAAGGAGACGGGTAAGGTGACCGTCGAGCAGGTACTGTTCACCAACCTCGTGTTGCAATAA
- the flhB gene encoding flagellar biosynthesis protein FlhB: protein MAESESGADKSEEPTEKRRRESREKGQIARSRELNTFAVMLAGTGGLLATGGAIGNALLNIMRGNFELTREMLFDERNMALLLAASGKVALEALMPLFIVLLIASIVGPIALGGWLFSAKAMAPKFSRMNPLAGLKRMFSMKALIELLKALAKFILILVVALVVLSMDRDDLLAIANEPIESAIMHSAEVVGWSALWMSLGLILIAAVDVPFQLWDNNQKLKMTKQEVRDEYKDSEGKPEVKQRIRQLQHEMTQRRMMQAVPQADVVITNPTHFAVALKYDPEKGQAPMLLAKGSDFTALKIREIAQEHKVMLLESPALARSIYHTTDLDQEIPAGLYLAVAQVLAYVYQIRQYQAGKGKRPVELKDLPIPPDLRRDE from the coding sequence ATGGCCGAGTCGGAAAGTGGTGCCGATAAAAGCGAGGAACCCACGGAGAAACGCCGTCGGGAATCTCGCGAGAAAGGGCAAATCGCGCGCTCGCGCGAGCTGAACACCTTTGCCGTCATGCTGGCGGGTACCGGTGGCTTGCTGGCCACTGGCGGCGCCATTGGCAATGCGCTGCTGAATATCATGCGCGGCAATTTCGAGCTGACCCGCGAGATGCTGTTCGACGAGCGCAACATGGCGCTGTTGCTGGCCGCTTCCGGCAAGGTAGCCCTCGAAGCGCTGATGCCGCTGTTCATCGTCCTGCTGATTGCCTCCATCGTCGGGCCCATCGCCCTCGGCGGCTGGCTGTTCTCGGCCAAGGCCATGGCGCCCAAGTTCAGCCGCATGAACCCGCTGGCTGGGCTCAAACGCATGTTCTCGATGAAGGCGCTGATCGAGCTGCTCAAGGCGTTGGCCAAGTTCATTCTGATTCTGGTGGTGGCGCTGGTGGTGCTGTCGATGGATCGCGATGACCTCCTGGCGATAGCCAATGAGCCGATCGAGTCGGCCATCATGCATTCCGCCGAAGTGGTGGGCTGGAGTGCGCTGTGGATGTCACTGGGGTTGATCCTGATCGCGGCTGTCGATGTGCCTTTCCAGCTCTGGGACAATAACCAGAAGCTGAAGATGACCAAGCAGGAAGTCAGGGACGAATACAAGGACAGCGAGGGCAAGCCTGAGGTCAAGCAGCGTATTCGTCAGTTGCAGCATGAGATGACCCAGCGCCGCATGATGCAGGCCGTGCCCCAGGCCGATGTGGTGATCACCAACCCGACCCACTTCGCCGTGGCCTTGAAATACGACCCAGAGAAGGGCCAAGCGCCCATGCTGCTGGCCAAGGGCAGCGATTTCACCGCGTTGAAGATCCGCGAGATCGCTCAGGAGCACAAAGTGATGCTGCTCGAGTCCCCAGCGCTGGCGCGTTCGATCTATCACACCACCGATCTCGATCAGGAAATTCCCGCGGGGCTCTATCTGGCGGTTGCCCAGGTGCTGGCTTACGTTTACCAGATACGCCAGTACCAGGCAGGCAAGGGCAAACGCCCTGTTGAGCTCAAGGATCTGCCCATCCCGCCGGATCTACGGCGCGACGAGTAG
- the fliP gene encoding flagellar type III secretion system pore protein FliP (The bacterial flagellar biogenesis protein FliP forms a type III secretion system (T3SS)-type pore required for flagellar assembly.) — MLRLLLVLVFTLGASLAFAQEPPGGISLIQQGNNPLSIPAITLSTDAEGQQEYSVSLQILLIMTALSFIPAFVMLMTSFTRIIIVFSILRQAMGLQQTPSNQILIGLALFLTMFIMAPVFDQINREALQPYLSEQLPAQQAIERAEVPIKNFMLAQTRESDLELFVRLSKRTDIATPEQAPLTILVPAFVTSELKTAFQIGFMIFIPFLIIDMVVASILMAMGMMMLSPLIISLPFKIMLFVLIDGWALIMGTLASSFGTL; from the coding sequence ATGCTGCGTCTTCTGCTTGTGCTGGTGTTCACCCTAGGCGCTTCGCTGGCTTTCGCTCAGGAACCGCCTGGCGGCATCTCGCTGATCCAGCAGGGCAACAACCCGCTGTCGATTCCAGCGATCACCCTGAGCACCGATGCCGAGGGGCAGCAGGAATATTCGGTCAGTCTGCAGATTTTGCTGATCATGACTGCGCTGAGCTTTATTCCGGCGTTCGTCATGCTGATGACCAGCTTCACGCGGATCATCATCGTATTTTCCATCTTGCGTCAGGCCATGGGCCTGCAGCAGACGCCGTCCAACCAGATTCTCATTGGCCTGGCGTTGTTTCTGACGATGTTCATCATGGCGCCGGTGTTCGACCAGATAAACCGCGAGGCGCTGCAGCCTTACCTGAGCGAACAGCTGCCGGCGCAACAGGCGATCGAGCGGGCGGAAGTGCCGATCAAGAACTTCATGCTGGCGCAGACCCGTGAGAGCGATCTGGAGCTGTTCGTGCGCCTGTCCAAGCGCACCGACATCGCTACCCCGGAACAGGCGCCGCTGACCATCCTGGTGCCGGCGTTCGTGACCTCCGAGTTGAAGACCGCGTTTCAGATCGGTTTCATGATCTTCATCCCGTTCCTGATCATCGATATGGTGGTGGCGAGCATCCTCATGGCCATGGGTATGATGATGTTGTCACCACTGATCATTTCGCTGCCGTTCAAGATCATGCTGTTCGTGTTGATCGATGGCTGGGCGTTGATCATGGGCACTCTGGCCAGCAGTTTCGGCACTTTATAG
- the fliQ gene encoding flagellar biosynthesis protein FliQ, with product MTPEVAVDLFREGLWLISLMVGLLVMPSLLVGLLVAMFQAATQINEQTLSFLPRLLVMLLTLIVAGPWMVQQLMEYTQNLIMNIPQLIG from the coding sequence ATGACCCCTGAAGTTGCTGTCGACCTGTTCCGTGAAGGGCTCTGGCTGATCTCCCTGATGGTCGGCTTGCTGGTTATGCCCAGCCTGCTGGTGGGCCTTCTGGTGGCGATGTTCCAGGCTGCCACGCAGATCAACGAACAAACGCTGAGCTTCCTGCCGCGTCTGTTGGTGATGCTGCTGACTCTGATCGTTGCCGGGCCGTGGATGGTTCAGCAACTGATGGAGTACACCCAGAACCTGATCATGAACATCCCGCAGCTGATCGGCTGA
- the fliR gene encoding flagellar biosynthetic protein FliR, which produces MFELSDAQIGSWVSSFVLPLFRIAALLMVMPIFGTQLVPTRVRLYLSLAISVVLVPTLPPMPQVESISLQAFMLIAQEILIGVMLGFVLQLFFHVFVVAGQILAMQMGLGFASMVDPANGISVPVIGQYFTMLVTLLFLAMNGHLVVFEVLAESFVTLPPGSGLQVEHYWEVATKLGWVMGAALILVLPAVTALLVVNIAFGVMTRAAPQLNIFSIGFPLTLVLGMVIVWISLADILSHYQGLASEALIMLRELARAG; this is translated from the coding sequence ATGTTCGAGCTGAGCGATGCGCAGATAGGTAGCTGGGTCAGCAGTTTCGTGCTGCCGCTATTTCGCATCGCAGCGTTGCTGATGGTGATGCCGATTTTCGGTACGCAACTGGTGCCAACGCGTGTGCGGCTGTACCTGTCGCTGGCCATCAGCGTGGTTCTGGTGCCTACCTTGCCACCCATGCCGCAGGTGGAATCCATAAGCCTGCAAGCCTTCATGCTCATCGCCCAGGAAATTCTCATCGGCGTGATGCTCGGCTTCGTGCTGCAACTGTTCTTCCATGTTTTTGTGGTCGCCGGGCAGATCCTGGCGATGCAGATGGGGCTGGGTTTCGCGTCCATGGTCGACCCCGCAAACGGTATTTCGGTGCCGGTGATCGGTCAGTACTTCACCATGCTGGTGACCCTGCTGTTCCTGGCAATGAATGGCCATCTGGTGGTGTTCGAGGTGCTCGCCGAGAGTTTCGTAACGCTGCCGCCGGGCTCCGGGCTGCAGGTCGAGCATTATTGGGAGGTGGCAACCAAGCTCGGCTGGGTGATGGGTGCGGCGCTGATTCTGGTGTTGCCAGCGGTTACCGCGCTGCTGGTGGTCAATATCGCCTTTGGCGTAATGACCCGGGCGGCGCCGCAGCTGAACATCTTTTCCATCGGCTTTCCGCTGACCCTGGTGCTGGGCATGGTGATCGTGTGGATTTCCCTGGCCGATATCCTTTCGCACTATCAGGGGCTGGCGTCCGAGGCGCTGATCATGTTGCGTGAGCTGGCGAGGGCAGGCTGA
- the fliO gene encoding flagellar biosynthetic protein FliO, translated as MNKILSALLVLPLSALAAEPVAQAPAAASGIGGQLVQLVIGLLLVVGLIFLLAWMMRRVQRLGPNGGKVIKIVATQALSPRDRLVLVQVGNEQILLGLTPGRINQLHVMNEPVHLPDAEPASTEFAQRLMELLGKDQKDKS; from the coding sequence ATGAACAAAATCCTGTCTGCTCTACTGGTGTTGCCGCTTTCCGCGTTGGCTGCTGAGCCTGTGGCCCAGGCGCCTGCGGCCGCCAGCGGTATCGGTGGCCAATTGGTGCAGTTGGTCATCGGCCTGTTGTTGGTCGTTGGCCTGATCTTTCTGCTCGCCTGGATGATGCGCCGTGTGCAGCGCCTGGGCCCCAATGGTGGCAAGGTAATCAAGATCGTTGCTACCCAGGCCTTGAGCCCGCGTGATCGGCTGGTATTGGTGCAAGTGGGTAACGAGCAGATATTGCTCGGTCTCACCCCGGGGCGAATCAATCAGTTGCACGTGATGAACGAGCCGGTGCATTTGCCTGATGCTGAGCCTGCTTCGACGGAGTTCGCTCAGCGCCTGATGGAGCTGCTGGGCAAGGATCAGAAGGACAAGTCCTGA
- a CDS encoding fused response regulator/phosphatase: MNASRLTILIAEDSATDRMLLSTIVGRQGHRVLAASDGLEAVALFESQRPQLVLMDALMPVMDGFEAARRIKALAGDAMVPIIFLTSLSEEEALVRCLEAGGDDFLAKPYSRVILEAKINAMDRLRRLHQEVLQQRDLIARHNEHLLNEQQVAKAVFDKVAHSGCLGAGNIRYMQSPYALFNGDLLLAAFHPSGDMHVLLGDFTGHGLPAAIGAMPLADVFYRMTGKGHSLAEILHESNAKLRRILPRGVFCCATVLNISFRRQVVEFWGGGLPDGYVLRKGGERVPLVSRHLPLGVLEPDSFRDDYEAYPLELGDRVFLLSDGVLEAHNEHEELFGEQRLLDVLDNGHPPSALFDDIQRALQRFHGEARDDVSLVEVTMVEDSAVNRPPLASTEWRAGPEQWSARFDFRGPTLRDFYPLPYLLQLLLEVPGLRGHGGNLYSVLCELYTNALEHGVLGLDSALKCDAAGFSEYYRQRGERLDALADGCVSIAVDVCREEGGGRLTLTVEDSGAGFDSQAVLARHRPADGLSGRGINLVRDLSEYCSWSPDGRRVSVEFSWPAEA, from the coding sequence ATGAACGCCTCGCGTCTTACCATCCTTATTGCCGAGGACAGCGCCACTGACCGCATGCTGCTGTCGACCATCGTCGGTCGCCAGGGGCACCGAGTGCTGGCCGCCAGCGATGGCCTGGAGGCGGTCGCGCTGTTCGAGTCGCAGCGTCCGCAACTGGTATTGATGGATGCACTGATGCCGGTGATGGATGGTTTCGAGGCGGCGCGGCGGATCAAGGCGCTGGCTGGCGATGCCATGGTGCCGATCATCTTTCTGACTTCCCTGAGCGAAGAAGAAGCACTGGTTCGTTGCCTGGAGGCCGGTGGCGACGATTTTCTTGCCAAGCCCTACAGCCGGGTGATTCTCGAAGCCAAGATCAACGCCATGGATCGCTTGCGACGCTTGCATCAGGAGGTACTGCAGCAACGCGACCTGATCGCCCGGCACAATGAGCACTTGCTCAACGAACAGCAGGTAGCCAAGGCGGTGTTCGACAAGGTGGCCCATTCCGGTTGCCTGGGGGCGGGCAATATCCGTTATATGCAATCGCCCTACGCACTGTTCAATGGCGACCTGTTGTTGGCCGCATTTCACCCTAGCGGTGACATGCATGTACTGCTCGGCGACTTCACCGGTCATGGTTTGCCCGCGGCGATCGGGGCGATGCCATTGGCCGATGTCTTCTACCGGATGACGGGTAAGGGGCATTCGCTGGCCGAAATTCTTCACGAGAGCAATGCCAAGCTGCGGCGCATCCTGCCACGCGGCGTGTTTTGCTGTGCCACGGTGCTGAATATCAGCTTCCGCCGCCAAGTAGTCGAATTCTGGGGCGGTGGTCTGCCGGACGGCTACGTGCTGCGCAAGGGCGGTGAGCGAGTCCCGCTGGTGTCACGCCATCTGCCGCTTGGGGTGCTGGAGCCGGACAGTTTTCGCGATGACTACGAGGCCTATCCGCTGGAACTGGGTGATCGCGTATTCCTGCTTTCCGATGGGGTGCTCGAAGCCCACAACGAACATGAAGAGCTGTTTGGCGAGCAACGGCTGCTCGACGTACTTGATAACGGCCATCCACCGTCTGCGTTGTTCGACGACATTCAGCGTGCGCTGCAGCGCTTTCATGGCGAGGCGCGTGACGACGTCAGCCTGGTCGAGGTGACCATGGTCGAGGATAGCGCGGTGAATCGACCGCCGCTGGCGTCCACTGAGTGGCGCGCAGGGCCTGAGCAGTGGTCGGCACGCTTCGACTTTCGCGGCCCCACCTTGCGTGATTTCTATCCCTTGCCTTACCTGCTGCAGCTGTTGCTCGAAGTGCCAGGCTTGCGTGGCCATGGCGGTAATCTCTATAGCGTGCTGTGCGAGCTGTATACCAATGCGCTCGAGCACGGTGTATTGGGGCTGGATTCGGCCCTCAAGTGCGATGCGGCGGGATTCTCCGAGTATTACCGGCAGCGTGGCGAACGTCTCGATGCACTGGCTGATGGCTGCGTCAGCATCGCTGTCGACGTTTGCCGCGAGGAGGGTGGCGGTCGCTTGACGCTGACGGTGGAAGACAGCGGCGCAGGCTTCGACTCCCAGGCCGTATTGGCACGCCATCGCCCTGCTGATGGACTCAGTGGGCGCGGCATAAACCTGGTTCGTGATCTTAGTGAGTATTGCAGCTGGTCGCCCGATGGGCGTCGGGTCAGTGTGGAATTCTCCTGGCCCGCAGAGGCATAA
- the sodC gene encoding superoxide dismutase family protein has protein sequence MKRWMMAALASCCAASLQAADLTVDLNAVDAKGVNSPVGKVVISQSPYGVVFTPDLHDLEPGVHGFHVHSKPSCDAAPKDGQPSAAEAAGGHWDPQNTGKHGLPWGDGHLGDLPALLVTADGKASQPVLAPRIKSVDELKNLALMVHAGGDNHADHPKPLGGGGARVACGVIK, from the coding sequence ATGAAACGCTGGATGATGGCCGCACTGGCCAGTTGCTGCGCCGCTAGCCTGCAAGCCGCCGACCTCACGGTCGACCTGAACGCCGTGGACGCCAAAGGCGTCAACAGCCCGGTAGGCAAGGTGGTGATCAGCCAAAGCCCTTACGGCGTGGTTTTCACCCCAGATCTGCACGACCTGGAGCCAGGCGTGCACGGCTTCCATGTGCACAGCAAGCCCAGCTGCGATGCGGCACCGAAGGACGGCCAGCCCTCGGCAGCTGAAGCCGCTGGTGGCCACTGGGATCCGCAGAACACCGGCAAACACGGTTTGCCATGGGGTGATGGCCACCTCGGCGATCTCCCCGCCCTGCTGGTTACCGCAGACGGCAAAGCCAGCCAGCCGGTACTGGCGCCGCGCATCAAGAGCGTGGATGAGCTGAAGAATCTGGCCCTGATGGTTCATGCAGGGGGTGATAACCATGCTGACCACCCGAAACCATTGGGCGGCGGTGGTGCCCGCGTGGCCTGTGGCGTCATCAAGTAA
- a CDS encoding Hpt domain-containing protein has product MSDNHLDRAVLVTLQDIMEGEYPVLLDTFIADSEERLRLLRVAEQEQDVQTMRHAAHSFKGSCSNMGAKMLADTCCELEELARRGDLTDSAALIGRVEREFAIVRILLKSERQRFSTD; this is encoded by the coding sequence GTGTCCGACAATCATCTAGACCGCGCCGTGCTGGTTACCTTGCAGGACATCATGGAGGGCGAGTATCCCGTGTTGCTGGATACCTTCATTGCCGACTCCGAAGAGCGTCTGCGGCTGTTACGGGTGGCCGAGCAGGAGCAGGATGTGCAAACCATGCGCCATGCTGCACACAGCTTCAAGGGCAGTTGCAGCAACATGGGCGCCAAGATGCTGGCTGATACCTGCTGCGAGCTTGAGGAGCTGGCCCGCCGTGGTGACCTGACTGATTCGGCCGCGTTGATCGGCCGCGTTGAGCGCGAGTTCGCCATCGTTCGTATCCTGCTCAAATCTGAGCGCCAGCGTTTTTCCACGGATTAA